The sequence TCCGTTGTCATGAAATGAATCGTAATTTACAAAAAACGTACTTAATTCTGACAAAGACAATTCATTATCAGCATTTTCAGTTCGAGTGTTCATTAAAAAGCTAAAATCTTGCACAGTCCCACTCAAGATTCAATAACCAACCAAGAACGAATCATCATCATAACCTCAACAATACAAAAGATCTCAATCGAACAGAATTTAGTCGTCCGGGCTAGAAACAAACCTCGTGGAAGGTCAAAACATGGGTCTTTTCATGAGAGCTCTGGCCTTTGGAACACCCAATGTCAACAGAAACATCTCGGATTGAATGAGATTCAGAAATTTCAAGATCCTCGGTGTTTTCTTCATCGATATGCACTAACGTAGAGCCAGGGGCTCCTTTACAATAAAGCAACCTAATGTCAGAGGTGACGTCAAAACCCCGTCCCAGAGCTTGGATTGAGTTGCAGAGAGTGGTGATCAGTGAATTTTCCGGAACAGCGGGGCTTGTGCTGCTGATGCTCTCCTTCGGGAAATCCATGGAAGAGCAGAGATTCAAGAAAGTTTCATTCAGTTGATTAGAGAAGAAAAAGAATGAAGCTTGGGGGGAATTTTCTGCGTTATTTTCTTGGGAGGCTCGTTGGGACTTTGTCAAAGATTGGACTTTGAACTCTACaatgttgtttttgttggatcAGATTCGGTGGTTGTCtattcaactcaaatttaatcaAAGGGAGGAGAGGCTTTTTGACTGTATGTATAATAATGGCAAGAAACGCGTTGTCTTTGTGTGTGGATTATTTTGATTCTGACccatcttttcttcttcttctcttccATCTTTGAATTCAACATTCTTGGCCTATTTTGCTCATCAAGCTTTTATTACATCTCCCACTCATCACAAGAACTCAAAACAGTACCTTGGCCCCAATATGTTTGCCTTTGCAATTAAAATGTAGAATAATCTAACATttattttccacattttacatttcaaaagataaagtcattggaAGCAAATTGCTACCAATATGCAATTGCTGTTATTTACTTGAAGTTAACCTCAttgaaataaaatcacaatataGTTTTTAGCGGAATATGTATTTTTTACAATTGGATTTGAATCTACCCTAAAGTCTACTGTGCTTTGGTACCAGATATACGTCATAATAGCATTTTAAGTACGTTCAATATTCATCTCTCTTGTTTCAACCACAGGGCCACTTAAATTATTTTCTATCACTACGTACGTGATTGGGCTTTCCAAGCATATATATATTGAGCTGTAGTTAAGAGAGAGATAATTGGGCTATTCTTCACAAAGAAGAAATTGGACCTTACATTGTTTTCCCTGCTGAATTTTTTTAGTCGGCCTGTATGGTAGATCCATATGCTAATGTAGTTGCTCCAAACTATCGCTGGGCCTAAGCTCCTTCAAAGCCCCTGAAATGGGCCTCCCCAACACAATCAAatgcttttaattttaattaaataaaaaaggaCAAGAAAATACAGTCGTTCGTCGTGGTTTTGGCATAacaattgattaattaataaaactgcacttactttttttaaaaaaaattaaatgaaggGTGGGGTCTTGTTATAAAGTGAGATTGTATgaatattgtttatttattgaGAGAGGTTTATGTCACTGTATGGCAAGAAAatcgtatttttatttatttgataaatatatttGATACTCCGATGAGGAAATCACCTCATCTCAAAGACGACCCTAAGATAAAGATCAATCCTTAGATAGACAGGATGGTCCAGGAGGTCGGCTCGGGAGATCCGTCAAGCTCCTCCACCACCATCAcccagctcgggagctcgggagctcagtcAAGCTCCTCCACAACATCATCCAGTtcggctcgggagctcgggagctcgggaccTCCTTCAAACTCCTCCACCATCATCTCCATCTTAGGTTGGGAGctctggaattcatctcagCCCCGATGTCAGTAGGGAATTAGCTCGGTAGAGGGGTTGGACAACCTTGATGAGCTagctaagatgttaggatcagtgCTCGGGTTGAGTTCAGGGGTTCAGCAATAGATCACTCATCCCTTTTTCATATGACCTCAGACAAGATTCGGGCGAGATCTCAGCCTAAATATTCGGGATTGTGATCCCGGGATTCGCGGATTCTTGATAAGGAAGGTAGGCGTTAAATCCGGAgctctctcctataaataccaggttcatTTTCATTATTTGCATCCTAATTCTTCACTCGTGGgcacacaccactctctatattttcGCTATCCTaacatctgacttgagcgtcggaggggatacgccGGAACACCTTCCGGCCTCCCTTAACATTCTTGTTAgtggtttcaggtcagcagCAGTTCATCTCTTATTTGGAGGAGTTTCTTCAGCTCGTCCAAggagatcactttattgaggtatatcaattggcgccgtctgtgggaacatCGAGCTAAGACGTAGATATGgcaggaagaggaagaggaaggGGAAGAGGAAATGTGGCGGATATGACTGTAGATCAGCTCAGTTCATCACTCAAACGGTGCAAGCGGCCATGGGTCACAATCCACCACCTCCTCCCGTGGGTCCCAAACCCAATGGATGCGGTGTGGGAAGAGATTAGGAGACTAGGTCGGCAAGTAGGAGGTCGGCCTGGGCCTATACAAAGGGAAAGTCCTTTTGCTCGGGCTATTCTAGATGAGGAACTCCCTGCAAATTTTAAGCAGCCTACTTTAGGGGAGTATGACGGGAGCTCAGATCCGGAGGAACACTTGGGGAGATTTGAAAATGCAGCCTTGTTGCATAGATATTCAGATGCAATTAAATGTCGGGTCTTCCTCACTACTTTGGTAAGGTCAGCCCAGCAATGGTTCAACCTTTTACAGCCTGGTAGTATTCAGAGTTTCAATGACTTCAGCTCAGCTTTTCTACACCAGTATGCGAGTAGCAAGAAATATTTGAAGACTTCTCTCAGTTTGTTCAATATGAAGCAATCTGAGGTGGAATCGTTGCGGGAGTATGTTAAGCGCTTCAACACAGCAGCTCTGGAAGTACCTGCTGCCACGGCGGACACCTTGGTCAACTCTTTCACTCAAGGGTTGAGAGAAGGGGAGTTTTTCAGATCCTTAGTCAAGAAGCCTCCTTTGACTTATGATGAGCTCCTTAGTAGAGCTGAGAAGTACGTGAATTTGGAGGATGCACAGAGGCAGAGGAGACAGGAAGGAACGTTTGGAAG comes from Henckelia pumila isolate YLH828 chromosome 4, ASM3356847v2, whole genome shotgun sequence and encodes:
- the LOC140867541 gene encoding uncharacterized protein yields the protein MAGRGRGRGRGNVADMTVDQLSSSLKRCKRPWVTIHHLLPWVPNPMDAVWEEIRRLGRQVGGRPGPIQRESPFARAILDEELPANFKQPTLGEYDGSSDPEEHLGRFENAALLHRYSDAIKCRVFLTTLVRSAQQWFNLLQPGSIQSFNDFSSAFLHQYASSKKYLKTSLSLFNMKQSEVESLREYVKRFNTAALEVPAATADTLVNSFTQGLREGEFFRSLVKKPPLTYDELLSRAEKYVNLEDAQRQRRQEGTFGSKPSAKGGAKAEGKTEGGRKRVAEEMNRAKGPYPYVPLSVSLEKAMQVCEDRRALVRPRNAEKGPRLPPSDKFCDFHQEVWAYHQ